From Sphingomonas sp. Leaf357, the proteins below share one genomic window:
- the pspB gene encoding envelope stress response membrane protein PspB: protein MDDFISIAVPITSIFIALPWLILHYVTKWRTAPKITQEDEGLLDELYSLSRRLEDRLNTVERIVAADNPDWKPGLPAVQSTDYSTRRN, encoded by the coding sequence ATGGACGATTTCATCTCCATCGCGGTGCCGATCACGTCGATCTTCATCGCCCTGCCCTGGCTGATCCTCCACTACGTCACGAAGTGGAGGACCGCGCCCAAGATCACGCAGGAGGACGAAGGCCTGCTCGACGAGCTCTACTCGCTCTCGCGCCGTCTCGAAGACCGCCTGAACACCGTCGAACGCATCGTCGCCGCCGACAATCCCGACTGGAAGCCCGGCCTGCCGGCGGTCCAGTCCACCGACTACAGCACGAGGAGGAACTGA
- a CDS encoding superoxide dismutase — translation MAFELPPLPYAYDALEPTISKETMTFHHDKHHAAYTAKLNEGVAADPKLEGKTIEEILGMISSQPPLVRNNGGGFWNHAFFWKIMAPEGSTKPSGKLAEAIETYGGLDKLKEDFNGKGAGQFGSGWAWVIADDSGALKVVSTPNQDNPLMDDAKDKGTPILGNDVWEHAYYLTYMNDRPGYLKAWWNVVNWDEAGKIYDAAVG, via the coding sequence ATGGCTTTCGAACTCCCACCGCTGCCTTATGCCTATGACGCGCTGGAACCGACGATCTCCAAGGAGACGATGACCTTCCATCACGACAAGCACCACGCGGCCTATACCGCGAAGCTGAACGAAGGCGTGGCGGCGGACCCGAAGCTCGAGGGCAAGACGATCGAGGAGATCCTCGGCATGATCTCGTCGCAGCCGCCGTTGGTGCGCAACAATGGCGGCGGGTTCTGGAACCACGCCTTCTTCTGGAAGATCATGGCGCCGGAGGGCTCGACCAAGCCGTCGGGCAAGCTGGCCGAGGCGATCGAGACCTATGGCGGGCTCGACAAGCTGAAAGAGGATTTCAACGGCAAGGGCGCGGGCCAGTTCGGATCCGGCTGGGCGTGGGTGATCGCGGACGACAGCGGCGCGCTGAAGGTCGTCTCGACGCCGAACCAGGACAATCCGCTGATGGACGACGCCAAGGACAAGGGCACGCCGATCCTGGGCAACGACGTGTGGGAGCACGCTTATTACCTGACGTACATGAACGACCGGCCGGGCTATCTGAAGGCCTGGTGGAACGTCGTGAACTGGGACGAGGCCGGCAAGATCTACGACGCGGCTGTCGGCTGA
- the pspC gene encoding envelope stress response membrane protein PspC → MSASRTKFYVDKQNKKWLGVCAGIADYTGVDVTWVRVGAVILTVAGGFPWTILAYWLVNWMADAKPYGLYDNAEEQKFWQGVRSNPRRSTAEIRSSFRDIDRRLADIETFYTSRNSRLANEIDSLR, encoded by the coding sequence ATGTCCGCCAGCCGCACCAAATTCTACGTCGACAAGCAGAACAAGAAATGGCTCGGGGTCTGCGCCGGCATCGCCGACTATACCGGGGTGGACGTCACCTGGGTCCGGGTCGGCGCGGTGATCCTCACCGTGGCCGGGGGCTTCCCCTGGACGATCCTCGCCTACTGGCTGGTCAACTGGATGGCCGACGCCAAGCCCTACGGCCTGTACGACAATGCCGAAGAGCAGAAGTTCTGGCAGGGCGTACGCTCCAACCCGAGGCGCTCGACCGCGGAAATTCGCTCCAGCTTCCGCGACATCGATCGCCGGCTGGCCGATATCGAGACCTTCTACACCAGCCGCAACAGCCGCCTGGCCAACGAGATCGACAGCCTGCGCTAA
- a CDS encoding SufE family protein, with product MPSLTDLQDEYGFLDADDRYRLLIDLGRELEPMPEPLKTDATLVRGCSASVWVYPTVRDDGHLHFLADSNAAITKGIIALVLLTVQDQAPAEILDTDIPDALAPFDLKNQLSSNRTQGIPNMIALIRDTAKRYAA from the coding sequence ATGCCCAGCCTCACCGATCTGCAGGACGAATACGGCTTCCTCGACGCCGACGATCGCTATCGCCTGTTGATCGATCTCGGCCGCGAACTCGAACCGATGCCGGAGCCGCTCAAGACCGACGCCACGCTGGTCCGCGGCTGCTCCGCCTCGGTCTGGGTCTACCCCACCGTTCGCGACGACGGGCATCTCCACTTCCTCGCCGACAGCAACGCCGCCATCACCAAGGGGATCATCGCGCTCGTGCTGCTGACGGTACAGGATCAGGCGCCAGCCGAAATCCTCGACACCGACATTCCGGACGCGCTCGCGCCATTCGACCTGAAGAACCAGCTCAGTTCGAACCGGACGCAGGGCATTCCGAACATGATCGCACTGATCCGCGACACCGCGAAACGCTACGCCGCGTAA
- a CDS encoding J domain-containing protein, whose amino-acid sequence MARSSTRSTDWGFPRWRAYGEAGSEAVTVRLCDRHGCTEKGDCPAPKSPNSPERWYFCQDHAGEYNRGWNYFEGLTAEEAAERERAETQTAEGYTESRHNQWAGPGDGSRSRDEMRALEVLGLDPDVDFAAIKLAWRKLAKDSHPDLRPGDAEAAKRFQAVQAAYDVLRAAEEMREWKPTV is encoded by the coding sequence ATGGCGCGTTCCTCGACACGATCTACCGACTGGGGCTTCCCCCGCTGGCGCGCTTATGGCGAGGCGGGCAGCGAGGCGGTGACCGTGCGGTTGTGCGACCGGCACGGCTGCACCGAGAAGGGCGATTGCCCGGCACCGAAATCCCCCAACAGCCCGGAGCGCTGGTATTTCTGCCAGGATCATGCCGGCGAATATAATCGTGGTTGGAATTACTTCGAGGGCCTGACCGCCGAGGAAGCCGCCGAGCGCGAGCGGGCGGAGACGCAGACGGCGGAGGGCTATACCGAATCCCGCCACAACCAATGGGCCGGGCCGGGCGATGGCAGCCGGTCGCGCGACGAGATGCGCGCGCTCGAGGTGCTGGGGCTGGATCCGGACGTGGATTTCGCGGCGATCAAGCTGGCGTGGCGGAAACTCGCCAAGGACAGCCATCCCGATCTCCGGCCCGGCGACGCCGAGGCGGCGAAAAGGTTTCAGGCGGTGCAGGCGGCATATGACGTGTTGCGCGCGGCCGAAGAGATGCGCGAATGGAAGCCGACCGTTTGA
- the pspF gene encoding phage shock protein operon transcriptional activator, translating into MDRTSQVIGQSNVFLDVLERASRAAALDRPVLVIGERGTGKELVAERLHRLSPRWDHPLVVMNCAALPETLIEAELFGHEAGAFTGATKARVGRFEEADGGTLFLDELGTLSMGAQERLLRAVEYGEITRIGSSRPMRVDVRIVAATNEHLPAKVERHQFRADLLDRLSFEVVTLPPLRARPGDVMVLADHFGRRMAAELGRDAWAGFGRHAIDALVDYQWPGNVRELRNVVERAVYRWEQAGPIEHIEFDPFHSPYQPAGIASAAPVAATVAEAPAAHCPPATSGDFKTRIARFECELLEKALAENRFNQRATAEALGLSYDQLRHALKRHGLISAGVSESVA; encoded by the coding sequence ATGGATCGCACCTCCCAGGTCATCGGCCAATCGAACGTCTTTCTCGACGTGCTGGAGCGCGCCAGCCGCGCGGCGGCGCTCGATCGCCCGGTGCTGGTGATCGGCGAGCGCGGGACGGGCAAGGAACTGGTCGCGGAGCGGCTGCATCGGCTGTCGCCGCGCTGGGATCATCCGCTCGTCGTCATGAACTGCGCGGCGCTGCCCGAGACGCTGATCGAGGCGGAACTGTTCGGGCACGAGGCGGGGGCGTTCACCGGCGCGACCAAGGCGCGGGTCGGACGGTTCGAGGAGGCGGACGGGGGCACGTTGTTCCTCGACGAGCTCGGCACGCTGTCGATGGGCGCGCAGGAGCGATTGCTGCGCGCGGTGGAATATGGCGAGATCACGCGGATCGGATCCTCGCGGCCGATGCGCGTCGATGTGCGCATCGTCGCGGCGACCAACGAACATCTGCCGGCGAAGGTGGAGCGCCACCAGTTCCGCGCCGATCTGCTCGATCGGTTGAGTTTCGAGGTGGTGACGCTGCCGCCGCTGCGGGCGCGGCCGGGCGACGTGATGGTGCTGGCGGATCATTTCGGGCGGCGCATGGCGGCGGAACTGGGGCGCGACGCATGGGCCGGGTTCGGCCGCCACGCGATCGATGCGCTGGTCGACTATCAATGGCCGGGCAACGTGCGCGAACTGCGCAACGTGGTGGAACGCGCGGTGTATCGCTGGGAACAGGCCGGGCCGATCGAGCATATCGAGTTCGATCCGTTTCATTCGCCCTATCAGCCGGCCGGGATCGCCTCCGCCGCGCCGGTTGCGGCGACGGTGGCGGAGGCCCCCGCCGCGCACTGTCCACCGGCTACGTCAGGCGATTTCAAGACGCGGATCGCGCGGTTCGAGTGCGAGTTGCTGGAAAAGGCGCTGGCGGAAAACCGCTTCAACCAGCGCGCCACGGCCGAGGCGCTGGGGCTGAGCTACGACCAGCTGCGTCATGCGCTGAAGCGGCACGGGTTAATTTCGGCGGGGGTTTCCGAATCGGTTGCGTAA
- a CDS encoding inner membrane-spanning protein YciB, with translation MTTTTHKTPASPGMRLALDYGPLIVFFATNFLLPAPLAMQLVARTTPFLDGVDKVAALVVAKVVVATIAFIIATIAAMILSRVKLGGISPMLWISGILVVVFGGLTLYFHDPRFIQMKPTFVYLIFGGTLGFGLLTGRPLLQSLLETAYPGLNAVGWRKLTRNWALFFCAMALLNELVWRSTSWDFWVGFKLWGAIPLTLLFAFANIPMLLRHGLTVAEDTPVPPEG, from the coding sequence ATGACCACCACCACCCACAAGACGCCCGCGTCGCCCGGCATGCGCCTCGCGCTCGATTACGGCCCGCTGATCGTCTTCTTCGCGACCAATTTCCTGCTCCCCGCGCCGCTCGCGATGCAGTTGGTGGCGCGCACCACGCCGTTCCTCGACGGCGTCGACAAGGTCGCCGCGCTGGTCGTCGCCAAGGTCGTCGTCGCCACGATCGCCTTCATCATCGCCACGATCGCGGCGATGATCCTCTCGCGCGTCAAGCTCGGCGGCATTTCGCCGATGCTGTGGATTTCCGGCATCCTGGTCGTCGTGTTCGGCGGCCTGACGCTCTATTTCCACGACCCGCGCTTCATCCAGATGAAGCCGACCTTCGTGTATCTGATCTTCGGCGGCACTCTGGGTTTCGGTCTGTTGACCGGCCGCCCCCTGCTGCAATCGCTGCTGGAAACCGCCTATCCCGGCCTCAACGCGGTGGGCTGGCGCAAGCTGACGCGGAACTGGGCGTTGTTCTTCTGCGCGATGGCGCTGCTCAACGAGCTGGTCTGGCGATCGACCAGCTGGGATTTCTGGGTCGGCTTCAAACTGTGGGGCGCGATCCCGCTGACCTTGCTGTTCGCCTTCGCGAACATCCCGATGCTGCTGCGCCATGGATTGACGGTGGCGGAAGATACGCCGGTCCCACCGGAGGGGTGA
- the pspA gene encoding phage shock protein PspA, which produces MGIFSRTRDIVAANFSDLLDKAEDPSKMIRMIILEMEETLVEVRASAARTIADQKEMRRHISKLDKLQDSWTEKAELALSKDREDLAKAALVEKQKAADMAVQLETEITVLDDALRSSEEDIAKLQKKLSEARTRQNQIVTRLESAHNRFKVREMYAGQKVEDAFSRFDILDRRVDLAEGRAEAAGLGGAPKTLDEEIAELKSAEKVDAELAAMKARIGREG; this is translated from the coding sequence ATGGGCATTTTCTCCCGCACCCGCGATATCGTCGCCGCCAACTTCTCCGACCTGCTCGACAAGGCGGAAGATCCCTCGAAGATGATCCGCATGATCATCCTCGAAATGGAGGAGACCCTGGTCGAGGTTCGCGCCTCCGCCGCGCGCACCATCGCCGACCAGAAGGAAATGCGTCGCCACATCTCGAAGCTCGACAAGCTGCAGGACAGCTGGACCGAGAAGGCCGAGCTGGCGCTCTCCAAGGATCGCGAGGATCTCGCCAAGGCCGCTCTGGTCGAAAAGCAGAAGGCCGCCGACATGGCCGTCCAGCTCGAAACCGAGATCACCGTGCTCGACGACGCGCTGCGCAGCTCGGAAGAGGATATCGCCAAGCTGCAGAAGAAGCTGAGCGAGGCCCGCACCCGGCAGAACCAGATCGTCACCCGCCTGGAAAGCGCGCACAACCGCTTCAAGGTCCGCGAGATGTATGCCGGCCAGAAGGTCGAGGACGCCTTCTCGCGCTTCGACATTCTCGATCGCCGCGTCGATCTGGCCGAGGGCCGCGCCGAGGCTGCCGGCCTGGGTGGTGCGCCGAAGACGCTGGACGAGGAAATCGCCGAGTTGAAGTCGGCCGAGAAGGTCGATGCCGAACTCGCCGCGATGAAGGCTCGTATCGGCCGGGAGGGGTAA